In the genome of Oncorhynchus nerka isolate Pitt River unplaced genomic scaffold, Oner_Uvic_2.0 unplaced_scaffold_718, whole genome shotgun sequence, one region contains:
- the LOC135571164 gene encoding replication factor C subunit 1-like: protein PQGQRGWGGGQPDPYAKLDPKVKSAFTRAYNRETHLTPYSLQPIKKGRRGGGVEAEPGGEGQEEQPEEEEEEEGVAADAMIKLKKAKPSKEPKKEKTTAGDTGKGKGKGKGKARK from the exons ACCCCAAGgtcagagaggatggggaggggggcAGCCTGACCCCTACGCTAAACTAGACCCCAAG GTGAAATCAGCGTTCACGAGGGCCTATAACCGGGAGACCCACCTGACACCGTACTCCCTCCAACCAATCAAGAAGGGCCGTCGTGGCGGGGGGGTGGAGGCAGAACCGGGAGGAGAAGGGCAAGAGGAACagcctgaggaagaggaggaggaggagggtgttgcAGCTGACGCCATGATCAAA TTGAAGAAGGCCAAACCCTCCAAGGAGCCCAAGAAGGAGAAGACAACAGCCGGGGATACTGGGAAGGGAAAGGGCAAAGGCAAGGGCAAAGCCAGGAAGTGA